A region of Streptobacillus ratti DNA encodes the following proteins:
- the mglB gene encoding galactose/glucose ABC transporter substrate-binding protein MglB, whose amino-acid sequence MKRLLTMILVLLTFVLSCGSKKAESTDGGKKITLGVTYYKFDDNFLAGMRNDMIAIAKDKYPNIELLNNDSQNSQSVLNDQIDVLINKGVDVLVINLVDPTAGQAVIDKAKSANIPIVLFNKDPGVEALNSYDKAWYVGTTPKDSGILQGQVIEKAWLANPAYDLNGDGVIQYVMLFGEPGQPDAEARTKYSIEYLNEKGLKTEELHKDIANWDAAQAKDKMDAWLSGPNANKIEVVIANNDGMALGAVESIKAVKKELPVFGVDAIQEALTLIEKGEMVGTVLQDATGQARAILELANNIANGKEPTEGTEWKLVDKAVRVPYVGVDKDNYKEFKK is encoded by the coding sequence ATGAAAAGATTACTTACAATGATATTAGTACTATTAACTTTTGTACTTTCTTGTGGTAGTAAAAAAGCTGAATCTACTGATGGAGGCAAAAAAATTACTTTAGGAGTTACGTATTACAAATTTGATGACAACTTTTTAGCGGGTATGAGAAATGATATGATAGCTATAGCTAAAGACAAATATCCAAACATAGAATTATTAAATAATGATTCTCAAAATTCTCAATCTGTTTTAAATGATCAAATAGATGTATTAATAAACAAAGGTGTAGATGTTTTAGTAATTAACTTAGTTGATCCAACAGCAGGACAAGCAGTTATAGATAAAGCTAAATCTGCAAATATACCTATAGTATTATTTAATAAAGATCCAGGTGTTGAAGCTTTAAATTCTTACGATAAAGCTTGGTATGTAGGAACTACACCTAAAGATTCTGGAATCTTACAAGGACAAGTTATTGAAAAAGCTTGGCTTGCTAACCCAGCATATGATTTAAATGGTGATGGAGTAATTCAATATGTTATGTTATTTGGAGAACCTGGACAACCTGATGCTGAGGCAAGAACTAAATATTCTATAGAATATTTAAATGAAAAAGGTTTAAAAACTGAAGAATTACATAAAGATATAGCTAACTGGGATGCAGCTCAAGCTAAAGATAAAATGGACGCTTGGTTATCAGGACCTAATGCTAATAAAATTGAAGTTGTTATAGCTAATAATGATGGAATGGCTTTAGGAGCAGTTGAATCAATAAAAGCAGTTAAAAAAGAATTACCAGTATTTGGTGTTGATGCTATTCAAGAAGCATTAACATTAATTGAAAAAGGTGAAATGGTTGGAACAGTACTTCAAGATGCAACAGGACAAGCAAGAGCTATATTAGAACTTGCAAATAATATTGCAAATGGTAAAGAACCTACAGAAGGAACTGAATGGAAATTAGTGGATAAAGCAGTTAGAGTACCTTATGTTGGTGTAGATAAAGATAACTAC
- a CDS encoding ROK family protein, with translation FSPHLKWNNLKLKEYLENKFNLPVIVDNDVRSMLKAEIYRTRKLSNVMYIYIKDGIGSSIMINDKIFEGVNFCTGEIGHFVVNPTSNIKCQCGKFGCLETEYSSKMIRNKVIWEFERQGIELENEYITYKDIFEKASNGEEPYKSIVKEASIKIGSTVGNILNVLDIGNIIIAGDILHAKNVFLKNFEKGIDLMRTPSFESIVNIYTTEFGDDIEKYGSLFLVIMNLFSGQKIFTL, from the coding sequence TTTTCTCCACATCTTAAATGGAATAATTTAAAATTAAAAGAGTATTTAGAAAATAAGTTTAATTTACCAGTTATAGTTGATAATGATGTAAGGTCTATGTTAAAAGCAGAAATATATAGAACTAGAAAACTTTCAAATGTTATGTATATATACATTAAAGATGGAATAGGTTCATCAATAATGATAAATGATAAAATATTTGAGGGTGTTAATTTCTGTACTGGAGAAATAGGACATTTTGTTGTAAATCCTACATCTAATATTAAATGTCAATGTGGGAAATTTGGTTGTCTTGAAACTGAATATTCTTCTAAAATGATAAGAAATAAAGTTATTTGGGAATTTGAAAGACAAGGTATAGAACTTGAAAATGAGTATATTACATACAAAGATATATTTGAAAAAGCATCAAATGGAGAAGAACCATATAAATCTATAGTAAAAGAAGCTAGTATTAAAATTGGAAGTACAGTAGGAAATATTTTAAATGTTTTAGACATAGGAAATATAATTATAGCGGGAGATATTCTCCATGCAAAAAATGTATTTTTAAAGAATTTTGAAAAAGGTATAGATTTAATGAGAACTCCTAGTTTTGAAAGTATAGTTAATATTTATACAACAGAATTTGGCGATGATATTGAAAAGTATGGCTCTCTTTTTTTGGTAATTATGAACCTATTTTCAGGACAGAAAATATTTACACTTTAA